Proteins from one Mycolicibacter virginiensis genomic window:
- the nuoK gene encoding NADH-quinone oxidoreductase subunit NuoK: MNPENYLYLSAMLFTIGATGVLLRRNALVMFMCVELMLNAANLAFVTFARLHSQLDGQMVAFFTMVVAACEVVIGLAIIMTIFRARRSASVDDANLLRG; encoded by the coding sequence GTGAATCCGGAGAACTACCTGTACCTGTCGGCGATGCTGTTCACCATCGGCGCCACCGGAGTGCTGTTGCGGCGCAACGCACTGGTGATGTTCATGTGCGTCGAGCTGATGCTCAACGCCGCCAACCTGGCGTTCGTCACCTTCGCGCGGCTGCACTCCCAGCTCGACGGCCAGATGGTGGCCTTCTTCACCATGGTCGTCGCCGCCTGCGAGGTGGTGATCGGCCTGGCCATCATCATGACGATCTTCCGGGCCCGGCGATCCGCCTCGGTCGACGACGCGAATCTACTGCGTGGCTAG